A region from the Micrococcus cohnii genome encodes:
- a CDS encoding ABC-F family ATP-binding cassette domain-containing protein gives MPTSRSLRSCVWNGTPQGHAAHIRAESIHITLGDRHVLNGVDVTVSVGSRLAIVGDNGRGKTTLLHLLAGVLQPDSGVVTQAGSLVLVKQGMATEGDCTVGDLIAEATGPSRSALEALDATSAALAEGDDAADAYSAALERATLLDAWDAERRVDIALEGLNACSDRDRVLSTLSVGQRYRVRLAVALGSTPDLLLLDEPTNHLDAAGLSFLTERLRDHAGGLALVSHDRALLRDVATTFLDLDPTRDGRPRTYAGGYQGWVEGRQRERVSWEQDHAAQVARHAQLTRAAAEARSRLSQGGWRPDKGTGKHQRATRAAGVVQAFKRRVEDLERHEIDVPEPPLRLAWPKSSARRGMSIVNASMLTVERRLDTSVSIGVNGGDRLVVTGPNGAGKSTLLAVLGQRLVPTTGYVQVNPSARIALLSQEVPDWDRTSPAHVAYETYLAKLGCRSQAPSLGSLGLLEASATSTPVGRLSQGQQRRLHLALCLAQDPDLLLLDEPTNHLSSSLVDDITTELLQTPCAVIVATHDRQMLDDLADWPHLDLDPKDMP, from the coding sequence ATGCCAACTTCACGATCCTTGCGGTCGTGTGTGTGGAACGGGACGCCCCAGGGGCACGCCGCACACATCCGCGCTGAATCCATTCACATCACCCTGGGGGACAGGCATGTCCTGAACGGGGTGGACGTCACGGTCTCTGTCGGGTCGCGTCTGGCGATCGTCGGCGACAACGGCCGGGGCAAGACCACCTTGCTCCATCTGCTGGCCGGAGTCCTGCAACCTGACTCAGGCGTCGTGACCCAGGCGGGTTCCCTCGTCCTGGTCAAACAGGGCATGGCCACCGAAGGCGACTGCACGGTGGGCGACCTCATCGCCGAGGCGACTGGCCCCTCCAGGTCTGCCCTCGAGGCACTGGACGCGACGAGCGCTGCCCTCGCCGAAGGGGACGACGCAGCCGATGCCTACTCGGCTGCGCTCGAGAGGGCCACGTTGCTGGACGCGTGGGATGCCGAACGACGTGTGGACATCGCTCTGGAAGGCCTGAACGCCTGCAGCGACCGCGATCGCGTCCTGTCGACCTTGTCGGTCGGCCAGCGGTACCGGGTCCGGCTGGCCGTCGCCCTCGGTTCGACCCCTGACCTGCTCCTGTTGGACGAGCCCACCAACCACCTGGACGCCGCAGGGCTGTCCTTCCTGACCGAACGTTTGCGGGACCACGCCGGCGGTCTGGCCCTGGTCAGTCACGATCGCGCTCTGCTGCGCGACGTGGCGACCACCTTCCTGGATCTCGATCCGACCCGTGACGGCCGACCTCGGACCTATGCGGGCGGGTACCAGGGATGGGTCGAAGGCCGGCAACGGGAACGAGTCTCGTGGGAGCAGGACCATGCCGCCCAGGTCGCCCGCCACGCGCAGCTGACACGTGCTGCAGCCGAGGCGCGCTCCCGCCTGTCCCAGGGCGGATGGCGACCTGACAAGGGCACCGGCAAGCACCAGCGCGCCACCCGCGCCGCGGGGGTGGTACAGGCCTTCAAGCGACGTGTCGAAGACCTGGAGCGGCACGAGATCGACGTGCCGGAACCCCCTTTGCGTTTGGCGTGGCCGAAGTCCTCGGCACGACGCGGAATGAGCATCGTTAACGCCTCCATGCTCACCGTGGAGCGCCGGTTGGACACATCTGTCTCGATCGGAGTCAACGGGGGAGACCGGCTGGTCGTCACCGGGCCGAACGGCGCGGGCAAGTCCACCTTGCTGGCGGTTCTCGGACAGCGGTTAGTCCCCACCACCGGGTACGTGCAGGTGAACCCCAGCGCACGCATCGCCCTGTTGTCCCAGGAGGTCCCCGACTGGGACCGGACCAGCCCTGCCCACGTGGCCTACGAGACGTACCTGGCGAAGCTGGGCTGCCGATCTCAGGCACCCTCTCTCGGCTCACTGGGACTGCTCGAGGCCTCCGCGACCAGCACCCCCGTGGGGCGCCTGTCGCAAGGACAGCAACGACGTCTCCACCTGGCCCTGTGCCTCGCGCAGGACCCGGACCTGCTGCTCCTGGACGAGCCCACCAACCATCTGTCGTCGAGCCTCGTCGATGACATCACCACAGAGCTTCTGCAGACCCCTTGCGCGGTGATCGTCGCCACGCATGACCGGCAGATGCTCGACGACTTGGCCGATTGGCCCCACCTTGATCTCGACCCGAAGGACATGCCGTGA
- a CDS encoding SDR family oxidoreductase gives MLGATGLLGSKIYDRLHRNGHEVLPASRATGVDAYSGQGVAAALTGADVVVDALDMKTMSRRRATDFFTTCAKNITATAAEVGVGRLVCVSIYGADDPDAGRAYGYYAAKAAQERIYASAQVPATVVLSTQWFELIEDVVRRASLGPVTLLPAMRMAPLSADAAAAAVADVAMNPHSGPTVVVRGAEEADTLDLARVILQERGSIAGRRPRVLRQLPYLGRAIAGGALLPQEADTVVPGGIRDWVRAAH, from the coding sequence GTGCTCGGCGCGACTGGTCTCCTCGGCAGCAAGATCTACGACCGGCTGCATCGCAACGGCCACGAAGTGCTCCCCGCCAGCCGTGCCACCGGCGTGGACGCCTACTCGGGTCAGGGCGTGGCGGCAGCGCTCACGGGTGCCGACGTCGTCGTCGACGCCCTGGACATGAAGACCATGTCCCGCCGCCGCGCCACGGACTTCTTCACCACTTGCGCGAAGAACATCACGGCCACTGCAGCCGAGGTCGGCGTGGGCAGACTGGTCTGCGTGTCGATCTATGGCGCCGACGACCCTGACGCTGGTCGGGCCTACGGTTACTACGCGGCCAAGGCCGCCCAAGAGCGGATCTACGCGTCCGCGCAGGTGCCGGCCACGGTGGTGCTCTCCACTCAGTGGTTCGAGCTGATCGAAGACGTGGTGCGCCGTGCATCCCTCGGCCCCGTGACCCTGCTGCCGGCCATGCGCATGGCACCACTGTCGGCCGATGCCGCAGCGGCTGCGGTCGCAGATGTCGCTATGAACCCCCATTCGGGCCCGACCGTTGTTGTTCGAGGCGCTGAGGAGGCAGACACACTTGACCTGGCGCGCGTGATCCTGCAGGAGCGCGGGTCGATCGCCGGCCGCCGTCCTCGTGTGCTGCGTCAGCTGCCGTATCTCGGCCGCGCCATCGCCGGAGGCGCTCTCCTGCCCCAGGAGGCCGACACCGTCGTTCCTGGTGGTATCCGCGACTGGGTGCGTGCAGCCCACTGA
- a CDS encoding IS5 family transposase, which yields MNYKKSADEPADLAIGRSRGGLTTKSHLVCDGKGRVLAFVVTGGQVADTSMLATTLEQISVAGARGRPRARPDRLIADKGYPSKVNRAWLRRHGIATAIPERADQIAHRRRRPGRPIGFGEDQRRCYRGRNVVERCFIRLKQWRGIAMRSDKYARNYHAGLSLAATLHWLTTTL from the coding sequence ATGAACTACAAGAAATCAGCGGACGAGCCGGCTGACCTTGCCATCGGACGCTCCCGCGGCGGTCTGACGACGAAGTCTCATCTGGTCTGTGATGGCAAGGGCAGGGTGCTGGCGTTCGTGGTGACCGGCGGGCAGGTGGCGGACACCTCGATGCTGGCCACCACGCTGGAGCAGATCAGCGTTGCCGGGGCCCGTGGGCGGCCCAGGGCGCGGCCTGACCGCCTGATTGCGGACAAGGGCTACCCCTCGAAGGTGAACCGGGCCTGGCTGCGCCGGCATGGCATCGCGACCGCGATCCCCGAGCGGGCCGATCAGATCGCGCACCGGCGCAGACGCCCGGGCCGGCCGATCGGCTTCGGGGAAGACCAGCGCCGCTGCTATCGGGGACGCAATGTCGTGGAGCGGTGCTTCATCCGGCTCAAGCAGTGGCGAGGGATCGCGATGCGCTCGGACAAGTACGCCCGGAACTATCACGCCGGGCTCAGCCTCGCAGCGACACTGCATTGGCTGACTACTACCCTTTAG
- the merA gene encoding mercury(II) reductase codes for MTATANSRSYDLAMIGSGGAAFAAAIRATNLGRRVVMIERGTVGGTCVNTGCVPSKALLATAEARHVTLDASRFPGLPLPEVRPVDMPALIAGKDRLVGSLRGEKYLDLATEYGWDLHPGDATFVGTPSEPALRVTGPDGTVETVRAAHYLIATGSRPWTPPVPGLQEAGYLTSTTAMELDHVPESLLVIGGGYVAMEQAQLFARLGVRVTMLVRSRLASQEEPEASTALDEIFTDEGIQIIRGAVPSAVRRDPATGEVTVTATTTDGSQELRAAEVLVATGRRPVTATLGLDTVDVRTGDHGEVVVDSHLRSTNPRVWAAGDVTAHRQFVYVAAAHGALVADNALTGAGLEVDYRHLPRVVFTSPALAAVGMTERQASAAGIRYDSRVLSLAHVPRAIVNRDTRGFIKMVTDADTGRIIGITALAQDAGDLAAAGVYMLEAGMTTSQVANLWSPYLTMAEGLKLTAQAFTTDIAKLSCCAA; via the coding sequence ATGACGGCAACGGCTAACAGCAGGTCGTATGACCTGGCAATGATCGGGTCCGGTGGGGCGGCGTTCGCGGCCGCGATCCGCGCCACCAACCTCGGCAGACGGGTGGTGATGATCGAGCGTGGCACCGTCGGCGGTACCTGCGTGAACACCGGGTGCGTGCCCTCCAAGGCCTTGCTCGCGACCGCCGAGGCCCGCCACGTCACACTCGACGCCTCCCGGTTCCCCGGCCTGCCGCTCCCCGAAGTCCGGCCGGTCGACATGCCCGCCTTGATCGCCGGCAAGGATCGGCTCGTCGGGTCACTGCGTGGCGAGAAGTACCTGGACCTGGCCACCGAGTACGGATGGGATCTCCACCCCGGGGACGCCACGTTCGTCGGCACACCCAGCGAGCCGGCACTGCGCGTCACCGGCCCTGACGGCACGGTGGAGACGGTCCGGGCCGCGCACTACCTCATCGCCACCGGCTCCAGGCCCTGGACGCCGCCGGTCCCCGGCCTGCAGGAGGCCGGTTACCTGACCTCGACCACCGCGATGGAACTGGACCACGTCCCGGAGTCGCTGCTGGTCATCGGCGGCGGCTACGTCGCGATGGAGCAGGCCCAGCTCTTCGCTCGGCTCGGCGTCCGGGTCACCATGCTGGTCCGCTCACGGCTGGCGTCCCAGGAAGAACCCGAGGCGTCCACCGCCCTGGATGAGATCTTCACGGACGAAGGCATCCAGATCATCCGCGGCGCGGTGCCCAGCGCGGTCCGCCGCGACCCGGCCACCGGCGAGGTCACGGTCACTGCCACCACCACTGACGGCTCACAGGAACTCCGGGCGGCCGAGGTACTCGTCGCCACCGGGCGCCGCCCGGTCACCGCCACGCTCGGTCTCGACACCGTCGACGTGCGCACCGGCGACCACGGCGAGGTGGTCGTCGACAGCCATCTGCGCAGCACCAACCCGCGCGTCTGGGCTGCCGGTGACGTCACCGCCCACCGTCAGTTCGTGTACGTCGCCGCGGCCCACGGCGCCCTCGTCGCCGACAACGCCCTCACCGGCGCCGGCCTCGAGGTCGACTACCGCCACCTGCCCCGGGTCGTGTTCACCAGCCCCGCCCTGGCCGCCGTCGGGATGACCGAACGGCAGGCCTCCGCTGCCGGGATCCGCTACGACAGCCGTGTCCTGTCACTCGCGCACGTCCCACGCGCGATCGTCAACCGCGACACCCGCGGGTTCATCAAGATGGTCACCGACGCCGACACCGGCCGCATCATCGGCATTACCGCCCTGGCCCAGGACGCCGGCGACCTCGCCGCCGCCGGGGTCTACATGCTCGAGGCCGGCATGACCACCAGCCAGGTCGCCAACCTCTGGAGCCCCTACCTGACCATGGCCGAAGGCCTCAAGCTCACCGCGCAGGCCTTCACCACCGACATCGCCAAGCTCTCCTGCTGCGCGGCGTGA
- the cmtR gene encoding Cd(II)/Pb(II)-sensing metalloregulatory transcriptional regulator CmtR: MLTIASRLDVMNRLGRALADPTRSRIILTLLDHPAYPAELARDLDLTRPNVSNHLACLRDCGIVVSEPEGRRTRYEIADSHLAQALTALVDATLAVDEDAPCIDPACSLPGCDAAGEGA; encoded by the coding sequence ATGCTGACTATTGCTTCGCGTCTCGACGTGATGAACCGCCTGGGTCGTGCACTGGCCGACCCCACTCGATCCCGGATCATCTTGACCCTGCTCGACCATCCCGCTTACCCGGCGGAACTGGCCCGAGATCTGGACCTGACACGCCCGAACGTGTCCAACCACCTGGCATGCCTGCGCGATTGCGGGATCGTCGTCTCCGAGCCCGAGGGTCGTCGGACACGATATGAGATCGCCGATTCGCACCTGGCGCAGGCGCTGACGGCACTGGTCGATGCCACCCTGGCAGTGGACGAAGACGCCCCGTGCATCGATCCCGCCTGCTCGCTTCCCGGATGCGACGCAGCTGGGGAGGGCGCATGA
- a CDS encoding MFS transporter, giving the protein MNPLRPLTIPTYRWLFAAMVLTIFAQGAWALYLAMQTLDLGATPATLSGVVVWSGIGLLAGSLPAGVLADRIPNKSVIVGVLSLNLAIATATSTVAVFGMVAFWMLAASAFFIGVSTAFFFPAYTALVPVLVESDDLMAVNGLEGAIRPLVGQALAPAAVGAVIGVSMPAAGGYLIAAALAVALLAALQLPAPTPAESEADASAASPIGDLLDGFGYAARTRWVRTSVLFAAVMGLVVTGPLEVLLPALMRSSHENGPALYGAVLAALGVGGLVGSLLAGSWCTPERFLPAMIGAWALGCLPLTIPALTSNPWAIGVGLAIYGALIGIGMVIWGTVLQEHVPLEMLGRVASLDFFISIAFMPLSIALTGLLSRHIDTHTLFISAGLVPLVMAVLLATLGQLRMPRTTVGVADGA; this is encoded by the coding sequence GTGAATCCGCTGCGCCCCTTGACCATTCCCACCTACCGCTGGCTGTTCGCCGCGATGGTGTTGACCATCTTCGCCCAGGGCGCCTGGGCCCTCTACTTGGCCATGCAGACCCTCGACTTGGGTGCCACGCCCGCCACGCTCTCGGGAGTCGTGGTCTGGAGCGGCATCGGCCTTCTCGCCGGGTCCCTGCCGGCCGGTGTCCTTGCTGACCGGATCCCCAACAAGTCCGTCATCGTGGGCGTGCTCTCTCTGAACCTGGCCATCGCGACGGCAACCTCCACAGTCGCCGTCTTCGGCATGGTCGCCTTCTGGATGCTCGCGGCTTCCGCGTTCTTCATCGGCGTTTCCACCGCGTTCTTCTTCCCCGCGTACACCGCCCTCGTGCCAGTCCTGGTGGAAAGCGATGACCTGATGGCTGTCAACGGCCTCGAGGGTGCCATCCGCCCCCTAGTCGGCCAGGCACTCGCGCCCGCCGCCGTCGGAGCAGTCATCGGCGTCAGCATGCCCGCCGCTGGCGGGTATCTCATCGCAGCGGCACTCGCTGTCGCATTGCTCGCCGCTCTGCAATTGCCTGCCCCTACGCCCGCCGAGAGTGAGGCTGACGCGTCGGCGGCCTCGCCGATCGGCGACCTGCTCGACGGGTTCGGCTACGCCGCCCGCACACGCTGGGTCCGCACCAGTGTCCTGTTCGCGGCCGTCATGGGGCTGGTCGTGACCGGACCGCTTGAAGTGCTCCTGCCCGCCCTCATGCGCTCTTCACACGAGAACGGGCCAGCCCTGTACGGGGCCGTCCTCGCGGCTCTCGGCGTCGGTGGACTGGTGGGGTCCCTGCTGGCGGGGTCGTGGTGCACACCGGAACGCTTCCTGCCCGCCATGATCGGCGCCTGGGCGCTCGGTTGCCTGCCTTTGACCATCCCTGCACTGACCAGCAACCCGTGGGCCATCGGTGTGGGGCTCGCGATCTACGGCGCGCTGATCGGGATCGGAATGGTCATCTGGGGCACAGTCCTCCAGGAGCATGTCCCGCTTGAGATGCTTGGCCGGGTCGCCAGCCTCGACTTCTTCATTTCCATCGCTTTCATGCCGCTGTCCATTGCCCTCACCGGGCTGCTCAGCCGGCACATCGACACCCACACGCTGTTCATCAGCGCTGGACTGGTGCCCTTAGTCATGGCAGTCCTCCTCGCAACCCTGGGTCAACTGAGAATGCCGCGGACGACCGTTGGCGTGGCGGACGGGGCGTGA
- a CDS encoding ArsR/SmtB family transcription factor, which yields MSVTPLDSCQVTAVHPEKVALTRERIPDEREAGRLAGLFKLLGDPRRARVLYALLEAGELCVCDLAASVDVAEASVSQMLRVLRTAGVVENRREGRMVYYRLADGHVRMLLDVSREHARHEGQG from the coding sequence ATGAGTGTGACGCCGTTGGATTCGTGTCAGGTCACCGCCGTCCATCCGGAGAAGGTGGCGCTGACCCGGGAGAGGATCCCCGACGAGCGCGAGGCCGGCAGGTTGGCCGGGCTGTTCAAGCTCCTGGGGGACCCGCGCCGTGCCCGGGTGCTGTATGCGTTGCTGGAGGCCGGCGAGCTGTGCGTGTGTGACCTGGCGGCGTCGGTCGATGTCGCGGAGGCGTCGGTGTCCCAGATGCTGCGGGTGCTGCGTACCGCTGGGGTGGTCGAGAACCGCCGGGAGGGGCGGATGGTGTACTACCGCCTCGCTGACGGGCATGTGCGGATGCTGCTGGACGTCTCCCGTGAGCACGCCCGCCACGAGGGGCAGGGCTGA
- a CDS encoding heavy metal-responsive transcriptional regulator produces MRIGEVARASGTTSKTLRYYEEVGLLPAADRTPAGYRDYGAEVLDRLDFIRRGQAAGLTLAQIGQVLDIRDRGQAPCRHVTDLLDTRLDVIDRQLAELAQLRTTIADLREDAAAGDPATCSPEDVCRYL; encoded by the coding sequence ATGCGGATCGGTGAGGTGGCTCGGGCGTCGGGCACGACGAGCAAGACCCTGCGGTACTACGAGGAGGTCGGGCTGCTACCCGCCGCGGACCGCACCCCGGCGGGCTACCGGGACTACGGCGCCGAGGTGCTCGACCGGCTGGACTTCATCCGCCGGGGGCAAGCGGCCGGGCTGACCCTGGCCCAGATCGGTCAGGTGCTGGACATCCGCGACCGGGGGCAGGCCCCCTGCCGGCACGTCACCGACCTGCTCGACACCCGCCTTGATGTGATCGACCGGCAACTCGCCGAGCTCGCGCAGCTACGCACCACGATCGCCGACCTGCGCGAGGACGCCGCCGCCGGCGACCCGGCCACGTGCTCCCCCGAGGATGTCTGCCGCTACCTGTGA
- a CDS encoding IS5 family transposase → MSRDVISDEVWAVIGPLFPAPKSTGRPPVDRRAVVEAAAWRFRTGAPWRDLPERFGNWNTIYKNFNRWAAQGVWERVLEKTQSMAQQAGELDWVASIDSTIVRAHQHGATLPRPTGGLDELQEISGRAG, encoded by the coding sequence GTGTCGCGTGATGTCATCTCGGACGAGGTCTGGGCCGTGATCGGCCCGCTGTTCCCCGCGCCGAAATCCACCGGTCGGCCGCCGGTGGATCGGCGCGCGGTGGTCGAGGCCGCCGCGTGGCGCTTCCGCACGGGGGCGCCGTGGCGGGATCTGCCCGAGCGGTTCGGGAACTGGAACACGATCTACAAGAACTTCAACCGGTGGGCTGCCCAGGGCGTGTGGGAGCGGGTGCTGGAGAAGACCCAGTCCATGGCACAGCAGGCTGGCGAGCTGGATTGGGTGGCCTCGATCGATTCCACGATCGTGCGCGCCCACCAGCACGGGGCGACCCTGCCCCGCCCCACAGGGGGCCTGGATGAACTACAAGAAATCAGCGGACGAGCCGGCTGA
- a CDS encoding IS5 family transposase (programmed frameshift), whose translation MSRLQTLSDAEWDLIEDFMPSSDGRRGRRFSDHRLVVEGIIYRYRTGVAWRDLPAEFGPWQTVWKRHRRFAGDGTWDKVLTALLTRADTMGVIDWDVAVDSTIARAHQHATNTRRLAGAPSNYMMQMPEPVDHAIGRSRGGLSTKVHQLCDGKGRPMVIAVGPGQGSDSKMFPHLLAAVRVPRDGVGRPRTTPDAVLADKAYSSRVHRTLLRSRGITAVIAEPRDQQSNRKRRGSRGGRPPLTDPGRYVKRHVIENSFERFKQWRGLATRYDKLASTYRAAVLLRAILLWLPALTERP comes from the exons ATGTCGCGGTTGCAGACGCTCTCGGACGCCGAGTGGGACTTGATCGAGGACTTCATGCCGTCTTCGGACGGGCGGCGGGGTCGTCGGTTCTCGGATCACCGGTTGGTGGTCGAGGGGATCATCTACCGCTACCGGACCGGCGTTGCGTGGCGGGACCTGCCTGCGGAGTTCGGTCCGTGGCAGACGGTGTGGAAGCGGCACCGCCGCTTCGCAGGCGACGGGACCTGGGACAAGGTCCTGACGGCCTTGTTGACCAGGGCAGACACCATGGGCGTGATCGATTGGGATGTTGCGGTCGATTCGACCATCGCGCGTGCCCACCAGCACGCGACGAACACCAGGCGCCTCGCG GGGGCTCCATCGAATTACATGATGCAGATGCCCGAGCCGGTCGATCATGCGATCGGGCGATCGCGTGGCGGTCTGTCGACGAAGGTCCATCAGCTGTGCGACGGCAAGGGACGTCCCATGGTCATCGCCGTCGGGCCGGGGCAAGGCAGCGACTCGAAGATGTTCCCGCACCTGCTCGCTGCGGTTCGGGTCCCGCGCGACGGGGTGGGGCGGCCTCGCACCACCCCTGACGCGGTGTTGGCAGACAAGGCGTACTCCTCGCGAGTTCACCGCACCCTGCTGCGCAGTCGAGGGATCACGGCTGTGATCGCTGAACCTCGGGACCAGCAGTCGAACCGGAAACGCCGTGGTTCGCGTGGCGGACGCCCGCCGCTGACCGATCCAGGCAGGTACGTCAAGCGGCACGTCATCGAGAACAGCTTCGAGCGGTTCAAGCAGTGGCGCGGCCTGGCGACCAGATACGACAAGCTCGCCTCGACCTACCGCGCCGCTGTCCTGCTGCGGGCGATCCTTCTATGGCTCCCCGCCCTCACCGAGCGGCCGTGA
- a CDS encoding cation diffusion facilitator family transporter, with protein sequence MGAGHSHAPATGHAGGRYRRRLAGAFALTAGFFLIELVAGLVSGSLALLSDAGHMAADVVVLGAALLATRIASRPDSTGRRTYGSYRAEVFASALAVLAMLAIGVYVVVEAISRLGDAPEVASGAMLAVGFAGLVINIISMLLLRSGAKDSLNVKGAYYEVIADAAGSVGVMVAGVLIILTGQPIWDVVVAALIAVFVIIRAVVLGRQVIAVLGQHAPEGVEPEDVAGDLDAVEGVEEVHDLHLWTLTSGMNVATAHLVADQGADHGAVLAGARRVLRDRYGIVHATLQVEGAGSDGCHDLSW encoded by the coding sequence ATGGGGGCGGGACACAGCCATGCCCCGGCGACCGGGCATGCCGGTGGCCGCTACCGTCGGCGGCTGGCGGGGGCGTTCGCCCTGACGGCGGGCTTCTTCCTGATCGAGCTGGTCGCGGGGCTGGTGTCGGGGTCGTTGGCGCTGCTGTCGGATGCCGGGCACATGGCTGCCGATGTGGTGGTGCTGGGTGCGGCGCTGCTGGCGACGCGCATCGCGAGCCGGCCGGACTCCACAGGGCGACGCACCTATGGCTCCTACCGGGCCGAGGTGTTCGCCTCGGCGTTGGCGGTGCTGGCGATGCTCGCGATCGGGGTGTACGTGGTGGTCGAGGCCATCAGCCGGCTGGGCGACGCGCCGGAGGTGGCCTCCGGCGCCATGCTCGCGGTCGGCTTCGCCGGCCTGGTGATCAACATCATCTCCATGCTGCTGCTGCGCAGCGGGGCCAAGGACAGCCTGAACGTCAAGGGCGCCTACTACGAGGTGATCGCCGACGCCGCCGGGTCGGTGGGTGTCATGGTCGCCGGCGTGCTGATCATCCTCACCGGCCAGCCGATCTGGGACGTCGTGGTCGCGGCGCTCATCGCGGTCTTCGTCATCATCCGGGCGGTGGTTCTGGGCAGGCAGGTGATCGCGGTGCTGGGCCAGCACGCCCCGGAAGGGGTGGAACCGGAGGACGTCGCCGGTGACCTGGACGCGGTCGAGGGGGTGGAGGAGGTCCACGACCTGCACCTGTGGACCCTGACGTCGGGGATGAACGTGGCCACGGCCCACCTGGTCGCTGACCAGGGCGCGGACCACGGCGCCGTGCTTGCCGGCGCGCGCCGGGTGCTGCGCGACCGTTACGGTATCGTCCATGCCACCTTGCAGGTGGAGGGCGCCGGCAGCGACGGCTGTCACGACCTGAGCTGGTAG
- a CDS encoding cadmium resistance transporter has translation MILTSVLQAMGLFAATNIDDIIVLSLFFARGAGQRGTTARILAGQYLGFAGILGAAVLVTIGAGAFLPSAAIPYFGLIPLGLGLWAAWQAWRGGDDDDDDEAKVAGKKVGVWTVAGVTLANGGDNIGVYTPVFLSVKPLAVVAYCIVFLALVAVLVALAKFVATRPPIAEVLERWEHVLFPIVLIGLGIVILVSGGAFGL, from the coding sequence ATGATCCTCACCTCGGTCTTGCAGGCGATGGGCCTGTTCGCAGCGACCAACATCGACGACATCATCGTGCTCTCCCTCTTCTTCGCGCGAGGGGCAGGCCAGCGCGGCACTACCGCCCGCATTCTGGCCGGCCAGTACCTCGGATTCGCCGGCATCCTCGGTGCCGCGGTCCTGGTGACCATCGGCGCCGGAGCATTCCTGCCCTCGGCAGCCATCCCGTACTTCGGTCTCATCCCTCTGGGCCTCGGCCTCTGGGCCGCATGGCAGGCCTGGCGCGGAGGCGATGACGACGATGACGACGAGGCCAAGGTTGCCGGCAAGAAGGTCGGCGTGTGGACAGTCGCAGGCGTCACCCTTGCCAACGGCGGCGACAACATCGGCGTCTACACCCCTGTCTTCCTCAGCGTGAAACCTCTCGCAGTAGTCGCCTACTGCATCGTCTTCCTCGCGCTCGTCGCGGTCCTGGTGGCCCTGGCAAAGTTCGTCGCCACCCGCCCCCCGATCGCCGAAGTGCTCGAACGCTGGGAGCACGTCCTCTTCCCCATCGTTCTCATCGGCCTCGGCATCGTGATCCTCGTCAGCGGCGGAGCCTTCGGACTCTGA
- a CDS encoding Rieske 2Fe-2S domain-containing protein, translated as MVTQPEPGVFCAFRKQCPHAGRPVDEVSRRGIRCPAHGSMFDLATGEPKNGPAGKPLRAAKVRVDGERIIITG; from the coding sequence GTGGTGACCCAGCCCGAGCCGGGTGTCTTCTGCGCCTTCCGCAAGCAGTGCCCGCACGCCGGTCGACCGGTCGATGAGGTCAGTCGCCGGGGGATCCGGTGCCCCGCCCACGGCAGCATGTTCGACCTGGCCACCGGGGAGCCGAAGAACGGCCCAGCAGGAAAGCCCTTGCGCGCCGCAAAGGTCCGCGTCGACGGCGAGCGGATCATCATCACGGGCTGA